The segment CTTGGAAATAATTGCATCTTTTTCCCCTTCTGCTTCATTCATGCGCTGATTGTTGTATCTTTTCGCTTCATTGTTCTTCGTGTTTTCCATTTCACGTGCATCTGTTACATCTGTAAAAGCCTTACGAACTTCCGCGTTAGGCAATTCCACATCTTGAAGATTGACGGATGTGACCGAGATACCTATATCATAGCTTTCCATCAGTGAGGTTAATAGATCAAAAACCTCCACTTCAATTTGGGCTTTCCCCGAAGTCAGTGCTTCATCGATCTTTGTGCTTCCGATAATACTTCTTAAGGAAGCAGAAGTTGCGTTATAAAGAACCGCTTGTGGATCATCACTATTAAATAAGTATTTTCCTGGTTCGCTAATTTTCCACATGACGACCATATCCGCTAACACGATATACTCGTCACCTGTAATCATTTTGGTATCATTCGTGTATTCAACTACTTCTCCGTTTCTCTCTTCATAGCCGAATTGTAAACTGAATGTTTCCTTGGATAATTTTTTTACGTCCTGGATAGGCCATGGCATCTTAAAGTGCAGCCCAGGCTCACTGATTCCTTCTTCTACTTTTCCGAAAGTCAGGATTACTGCTTGTTCGGATTGGTCGACCGTGTACCAGGATGTCAAGGCAACCGACCCAATAACCGCAGCAAGGAACACTAGAAAAACGGTCGTATAAATGCGCTTTAAACTTATCAATGTTGTATTCTCCCCTTTTTTTGTTCTCGTTGATTTATACGTACGATGTAGGGGAAAGTTTCATTATTTCTAAGATTTCTAGCTGTAGCTTGAAGCAAAAGGCCGAGACTCCTTGAAAATGCGAGCATTTTCTGCGTGCGAAGTATCGCTGCCGCTGCCCTCCTTGTCCTGCGGGGGAGGAGCGACAATCTTGAGACCACACAAGCGTTGTGAAGAGGCACAAGGTCGCCCCGCGGAAAGCGAAGCCTTTTTGCGAAAAGCAACAGCGGTGCTTAAAGAAAAAAAGAAGGAGAGAGCAGGGTGGGCTCTCTCCTCTTCCAAAATTGGCTCCTTGGATGAAGGGGTTTTCATAGATTATAGTAACAAAGGTTTGTTAAGGTGGTATGAAAGGTGTGTAAAGCTATTGTAAATCTTTGTTTTCTTTAGACAATTTTACCGTAAAGGTCGTCCCTTTATTTAATCTACTTTTCACAGAAATAGTGCCATGATGAGCTTCCACTATGTGCTTTACGATGGCCAAGCCAAGTCCGGTTCCACCTGAGTTCCGGCTTCGTGCTTTATCTACCCTGTAAAAGCGCTCAAAAATTCGGGGGATTTCTTCTTGTTCCATCCCGACACCTGTATCTGAGACTACTATCACAATCTCTTCCCCAACCTCTTCCACGTCCACCTTCACTTCGCCACCAGCCGGTGTATAGGCGATGGCATTGTTAATAAGATTAATGAAAACCTGTTTCACCCTAGAAGCATCAGCAAATAGAAACAAGTCTTTTTGCGGCCGATTCATGATAAGCTCGATTTCCTTTTCCTTTGCCTTTCCTTTCAAAATCACAAAGATTTCTTCTAGGATGCCACTGATCTCGAAATACTCCGGATTAAGTTTAAAGCCTTGCTTTTCAATTTTAGAAAGATCTAGCAAGTCTTCAATCAAGGATTGCAACCTGTCGCTTTCTTTTAAAATGATGGAAAGGAAATATTCCAATGTGTCTTTGTCATTCATTGCGCCATCCAGCAATGTTTCGGAAAAACCCTTGATCGAGGTGATCGGCGTTTTCAATTCATGTGATACATTCGCTACAAAGTCCTTCCTCATCTGTTCGAGCTTTTTCAATTCTGAAATATCATGGAAAACAAGCACAATTCCTTTCCACTCATCATTGATACCGATAATCGGCGCTCCATACACCTCAAAGTGCCTTCTTTCAATTTTCAGAGGGAGAAGCAACTGTTTGCGGACGTTCACCTCTGTCATAAATATCTCCTCTATCAAGCTGACGACTTCTTTATGTTCAATCGCTTCATAGTATAATCGATAGAGATATTCAGAAGAGTCTGCATCAAATGTTACCTTATAGGCCCGGTTAATTAGATTTACATAACCACGACCGTCAATCAAGATAATTCCGCTCCCCATACTCTCAATAAGGGTGCGAAGTCGATCCTGCTGCATCTCTTGCGCTTTCGTCATATCCTGCAGATTTCTTGCGAGTATATTGATGGATTGACTCAGCATCCCTGTTTCATCCACATGTTCTTCAAAGGTCCTTGCCTTATAGTTTCCTTTGGCAAGTTCCATCGCTACCTTGGTCGCAGATTCTATTGGACGCGTGTATTGGGAGGTGATTTTGACACCTAGAAGTAAAATAACCACAAATGCCGCACCAAGGCTTGCAATAAGCAATCCCCATATTTGCTGGTTCACCCTTTGCAAAGAATCAATCGGAGTGCTTAGCATGACATACCCATCCCGAACACCATCGCGTGTAATGGAGCCTCCATAATAATAAAACTCATTATTCTGCTCATAAAAGATTCTGTCTTTATCTATATTGTTTTGGATTGTGTCCCTAATAATTTCCTGATGCGAATCCGCTCCTGTTGGAGAAGGGCCATTTGTGTCATAGAGAACGATTCCATCTTTATCCGTAATACTGATCCTCGCGGACAATGTACCACTTACGTCATCCAAGTGCTTCTGCAGTTCGTTGGTGATTGTGGTCTCCTCTTCCACTAGCATCGTTACAAGG is part of the Sutcliffiella sp. FSL R7-0096 genome and harbors:
- the hflK gene encoding FtsH protease activity modulator HflK; this translates as MISLKRIYTTVFLVFLAAVIGSVALTSWYTVDQSEQAVILTFGKVEEGISEPGLHFKMPWPIQDVKKLSKETFSLQFGYEERNGEVVEYTNDTKMITGDEYIVLADMVVMWKISEPGKYLFNSDDPQAVLYNATSASLRSIIGSTKIDEALTSGKAQIEVEVFDLLTSLMESYDIGISVTSVNLQDVELPNAEVRKAFTDVTDAREMENTKNNEAKRYNNQRMNEAEGEKDAIISKAEGEKAARIERARGDVAKFNSLYNEYVNAPELTKKRLILETMEEVLPYAEIYIMNDDGNTMKYFPLRTENSAPKPPANPEGSGNNE
- a CDS encoding ATP-binding protein, which gives rise to MNRFRSRLLFALITLIIVVLVCLGLLLGQLFKTFYLNTFNQRLVKETNLVTMLVEEETTITNELQKHLDDVSGTLSARISITDKDGIVLYDTNGPSPTGADSHQEIIRDTIQNNIDKDRIFYEQNNEFYYYGGSITRDGVRDGYVMLSTPIDSLQRVNQQIWGLLIASLGAAFVVILLLGVKITSQYTRPIESATKVAMELAKGNYKARTFEEHVDETGMLSQSINILARNLQDMTKAQEMQQDRLRTLIESMGSGIILIDGRGYVNLINRAYKVTFDADSSEYLYRLYYEAIEHKEVVSLIEEIFMTEVNVRKQLLLPLKIERRHFEVYGAPIIGINDEWKGIVLVFHDISELKKLEQMRKDFVANVSHELKTPITSIKGFSETLLDGAMNDKDTLEYFLSIILKESDRLQSLIEDLLDLSKIEKQGFKLNPEYFEISGILEEIFVILKGKAKEKEIELIMNRPQKDLFLFADASRVKQVFINLINNAIAYTPAGGEVKVDVEEVGEEIVIVVSDTGVGMEQEEIPRIFERFYRVDKARSRNSGGTGLGLAIVKHIVEAHHGTISVKSRLNKGTTFTVKLSKENKDLQ